A segment of the Streptomyces sp. L2 genome:
GCGACCGCAGCGATCAGCTTTCGTGATCGCCGCAGGCCGTCAGCAGGTCCTCCAGGTGCGGGGTGGGGTCGGTGGCGGAGACGGCGAGGCCGGTGGCGAGGGCCAGGCCGGGCGCGCGGAAGGGCACGTAGGCGACGCGCGGGGTGTGCAGCACGCGCGCGTGGGAGGCGTAGACGACCGTCCACAGGGGGCGGGCGCCGATGGTGGCCAGGGTGTTCTGCAGGGACCCGTTGACCGCCGCGGGCACGGGCTCGAACCCGGCGTCGTGGCAGGCGCCGACGACCAGGTCGACCAGGGCGGGGTTGTCGCGGCGGGCGGTCAGGGCGAGGGGCAGCCCGGCCAGGTCCGCCAGGTCGATCTCGGGCCGCGTGGCGAGCGGGTGCGTGGCGGGGACCGCGGCGACCAGCGGATCGGGCCACAGCGGCAGCACCCGGACGCCGGGCGGCGGCTCGGCCGCCCGGACGAACGCGGCGTCCAGTCCGCCGACGGCGACCCGGGCCAGCCGCTCGGACACCGGCAGGGAGACCAGGTCGACCGGCACGT
Coding sequences within it:
- a CDS encoding LysR family transcriptional regulator, which produces MELRQLSYFVAVAEELHFGRAAERLHIVQSAVSQQIQRLERELGAELFDRSPRRVRLTGAGERLLPEARAVLAAADRARAAVAAPAGLRLGTCTGLGAHLDRVLAAFAARAPDVPVDLVSLPVSERLARVAVGGLDAAFVRAAEPPPGVRVLPLWPDPLVAAVPATHPLATRPEIDLADLAGLPLALTARRDNPALVDLVVGACHDAGFEPVPAAVNGSLQNTLATIGARPLWTVVYASHARVLHTPRVAYVPFRAPGLALATGLAVSATDPTPHLEDLLTACGDHES